The genomic interval GGCCGCGTTCACCGCCGAGGACGTTCGCGCTGGGACCGAACTCGGCCTGCTGGAGATGATCCGGTCGGGTACGACCGGATTCGCAGACATGTACTTCCACGTCCCCGAGGTCGTCGAGGCCGTCGAGCGGGCGGGCCTGCGTGCCCGACTCGGCCACGGCGTCGTCACGGTCGGCAAGGACGAGGACGGCGCGCGCGAGGACCTCGAAACCAGCCTCGAAGTCGCCCGCGAGTTCGACGGCGCGGCCGACGGCCGGGTGAAGACCGCGTTCATGCCCCACAGCCTCACGACCGTCGGCGAGGAGTACCTCCGCGAGTACGTCTCGCAGGCCCGCGAGGAGGCAATTTCGCTCCACTACCACGCCAACGAGACCGAAGACGAGGTCGACCCCATCGTCTCCGAGCGCGGCGAGCGGCCCCTCGAATACGCCCGCGACCTCGACATGACCCGCGACTCGGACTTCGTCGCCCACGGCGTCCACGTCGACGAGACCGAAATCGACCTGCTCGCCGAGACGGGAACCGCCGTGATTCACTGTCCGGCCTCGAACATGAAGCTCGCGAGCGGCATCGCGCCGGTCCAGCAGTTCCTCGACGCGGGCGTCACGGTCGGTCTCGGCACCGACGGCGCGGCCTCGAACAACGACCTCGACATGTTCGACGAGATGCGCGACGCCGCGATGGTCGGCAAACTCGCAGAGAGCGACGCCAGCGCGGTTCCCGCCGAGGCCGCGGTCCAGATGGCAACCGTCGGGAGCGCGTCGGCGCTCGGGTTCGCCAGCGGTCGCGTCGAGGAGGGAGCGAACGCCGACCTCGCCGTCGTCGACCTCGACTCCGCGCACCTCACGCCCCGCCATGACCTGGTGAGCCACCTCGCGTACGCCGCTCGCGGGTCGGACGTGCGCCACACCGTCTGCGACGGGCAGGTGCTCATGCGCGACCGCGAGGTGACGACGCTGGACGCCGACGCGGTGCGCGCGAAGGCAGAGGAGCACGCGAGGGCCGCGGTCGAGCGCGCCGACTGACGAGTCGGCGCGCTCGGGGCGCTCGGAATGGTCAGAGATACTGTAGGAAATGACGCGTTGAAGAATCGGATTAAACGATGAGCGGGGGCTTTAAACCTTCTTGGACGATTAGCTCCCGCAGTACGTTCGGATGAACTCCGCGAACCGAAGTGGACGGCAATCGGGGTTTAACGTGGCATTTCCCCTACGAACGAGTGCATGAGCTCAAAGAAACGAACCCTTACGCTCGCGATGACGGCGGCGATGGTCTTCGCAGTCGTCGCATCCGCGGGCGCAGTTGGAAGCGTTGCCGCGAACGATTCGGCCGCCAACG from Halorussus salilacus carries:
- a CDS encoding amidohydrolase, which codes for MTTLQIAGGQVLRPDMTVERADVLVDRDDGIILAVGDDVPEGDDRLDAEESLVMPGLVNAHTHAAMTLLRGYADDKELDAWLAEDIWPVEAAFTAEDVRAGTELGLLEMIRSGTTGFADMYFHVPEVVEAVERAGLRARLGHGVVTVGKDEDGAREDLETSLEVAREFDGAADGRVKTAFMPHSLTTVGEEYLREYVSQAREEAISLHYHANETEDEVDPIVSERGERPLEYARDLDMTRDSDFVAHGVHVDETEIDLLAETGTAVIHCPASNMKLASGIAPVQQFLDAGVTVGLGTDGAASNNDLDMFDEMRDAAMVGKLAESDASAVPAEAAVQMATVGSASALGFASGRVEEGANADLAVVDLDSAHLTPRHDLVSHLAYAARGSDVRHTVCDGQVLMRDREVTTLDADAVRAKAEEHARAAVERAD